In Acidobacteriota bacterium, a single genomic region encodes these proteins:
- a CDS encoding DUF1579 family protein, whose amino-acid sequence MTLWKSALVFAMGCVLLVAAPARAQSSQTGTPQGMPPMPKPGAEHELLKEDAGTWDAVVETYMQPGAPPATSKGVEVNTIGCGGLCLITDFKGEVMPGAAFHGHGMSAWDPAKKKYVGSWTDSMSTGISNGRPQ is encoded by the coding sequence ATGACGTTGTGGAAATCAGCGCTCGTGTTCGCCATGGGTTGCGTGCTGCTCGTCGCGGCGCCGGCGCGCGCGCAATCGTCACAGACCGGCACGCCGCAGGGCATGCCGCCGATGCCCAAGCCCGGCGCCGAGCACGAGCTGCTCAAGGAGGACGCCGGCACCTGGGACGCCGTCGTCGAGACCTACATGCAGCCCGGTGCGCCTCCGGCCACGTCCAAGGGTGTCGAAGTCAACACGATCGGGTGCGGCGGGCTGTGCCTGATCACGGACTTCAAGGGCGAGGTGATGCCCGGCGCGGCGTTCCACGGCCACGGCATGTCCGCGTGGGATCCGGCGAAGAAGAAGTACGTGGGGAGCTGGACCGATTCGATGTCGACCGGCATCTCGAACGGCCGTCCCCAATAG
- a CDS encoding PIN domain-containing protein yields MGLIDEVGKDVAIDTAVFIYFIEEHPAFLPIVAPLFHDADQGSRTLVTSALTLLEVLVVPYRGGDRLLAERYEALLVGSRGIRIVDLTRDQLRAAAQLRAATGVKAPDALQLVAALSMNCTTFVTNDRRLPPVPGLRVIQLASYAA; encoded by the coding sequence ATGGGACTGATCGACGAGGTCGGGAAGGACGTCGCGATCGATACGGCGGTCTTCATCTACTTCATAGAAGAGCACCCGGCCTTTCTCCCAATCGTCGCGCCCCTCTTTCACGATGCCGACCAGGGCAGCCGGACCCTTGTCACGTCTGCGCTCACGCTGCTGGAGGTCCTCGTCGTACCCTACCGTGGCGGCGACAGGCTGCTTGCGGAGCGATACGAGGCGCTGCTGGTGGGCAGCCGGGGAATTCGGATTGTCGATCTCACCCGCGACCAGCTGCGGGCTGCCGCCCAGCTCCGGGCGGCAACCGGCGTCAAGGCGCCGGACGCGCTGCAGCTCGTCGCAGCGCTGTCCATGAACTGCACCACGTTCGTGACCAACGACCGCCGGCTGCCACCCGTTCCGGGCCTTCGCGTCATTCAGCTCGCCAGTTACGCCGCCTGA